Proteins from a genomic interval of Macaca thibetana thibetana isolate TM-01 chromosome 17, ASM2454274v1, whole genome shotgun sequence:
- the ZIC2 gene encoding zinc finger protein ZIC 2 isoform X1, whose product MLLDAGPQFPAIGVGSFARHHHHSAAAAAAAAAEMQDRELSLAAAQNGFVDSAAAHMGAFKLNPGAHELSPGQSSAFTSQGPGAYPGSAAAAAAAAALGPHAAHVGSYSGPPFNSTRDFLFRSRGFGDSAPGGGQHGLFGPGAGGLHHAHSDAQGHLLFPGLPEQHGPHGSQNVLNGQMRLGLPGEVFGRSEQYRQVASPRTDPYSAAQLHNQYGPMNMNMGMNMAAAAAHHHHHHHHHPGAFFRYMRQQCIKQELICKWIDPEQLSNPKKSCNKTFSTMHELVTHVSVEHVGGPEQSNHVCFWEECPREGKPFKAKYKLVNHIRVHTGEKPFPCPFPGCGKVFARSENLKIHKRTHTGEKPFQCEFEGCDRRFANSSDRKKHMHVHTSDKPYLCKMCDKSYTHPSSLRKHMKVHESSPQGSESSPAASSGYESSTPPGLVSPSAEPQSSSNLSPAAAAAAAAAAAAAAAVSAVHRGGGSGSGGAGGGSGGGSGGGGGGAGGGGGGSSGGGSGTAGGHSGLSSNFNEWYV is encoded by the exons ATGCTCCTGGACGCGGGTCCGCAGTTCCCGGCCATCGGGGTAGGCAGCTTCGCGCGCCACCATCACCACTCcgccgcggcggcggcggccgcggccGCCGAGATGCAGGACCGTGAACTGAGCCTGGCGGCGGCGCAGAACGGCTTCGTTGACTCGGCCGCCGCGCACATGGGAGCCTTCAAGCTCAATCCGGGCGCGCACGAGCTGTCCCCCGGCCAGAGCTCGGCGTTCACGTCGCAGGGCCCCGGCGCCTACCCCGGCTCCGCTGCGGCTGCCGCTGCGGCCGCAGCGCTCGGGCCGCACGCCGCGCACGTTGGTTCCTACTCTGGGCCTCCTTTCAACTCCACCCGGGACTTCCTGTTCCGCAGCCGCGGCTTCGGGGACTCGGCGCCGGGCGGCGGGCAGCACGGGCTGTTCGGGCCGGGCGCGGGCGGCCTGCACCACGCGCACTCGGACGCGCAGGGCCACCTCCTCTTCCCCGGCCTGCCAGAGCAGCACGGGCCGCACGGCTCGCAGAATGTGCTCAACGGGCAGATGCGCCTCGGGCTGCCCGGTGAGGTGTTCGGGCGCTCGGAGCAATACCGCCAGGTGGCCAGCCCGCGGACCGACCCCTACTCGGCGGCGCAACTCCACAACCAGTACGGCCCCATGAATATGAACATGGGTATGAACATGGCAGCAGCCGcggcccaccaccaccaccaccaccaccaccaccctggtGCCTTTTTCCGCTACATGCGGCAGCAGTGCATCAAGCAGGAGCTCATCTGCAAGTGGATCGACCCCGAGCAGCTGAGCAACCCCAAGAAGAGCTGCAACAAAACTTTCAGCACCATGCACGAGCTGGTGACCCATGTCTCCGTGGAGCACGTCGGCGGCCCGGAGCAGAGCAACCACGTCTGCTTCTGGGAGGAGTGTCCGCGCGAGGGCAAGCCCTTCAAGGCCAAATACAAACTGGTCAACCACATCCGCGTGCACACAGGCGAGAAAcccttcccctgccccttccCGGGCTGTGGCAAGGTCTTCGCGCGCTCCGAGAACCTCAAGATTCACAAAAGGACCCACACAG GGGAGAAGCCGTTCCAGTGTGAGTTCGAGGGCTGCGACCGGCGCTTCGCCAACAGCAGTGACAGGAAGAAGCACATGCACGTCCACACCTCCGATAAGCCCTATCTCTGCAAGATGTGCGACAAGTCCTACACGCACCCCAGCTCGCTGCGGAAGCACATGAAG GTCCATGAGTCCTCCCCACAGGGCTCTGAATCCTCCCCGGCCGCCAGCTCTGGCTATGAGTCGTCCACGCCCCCGGGGCTTGTGTCCCCCAGCGCCGAGCCCCAGAGCAGCTCCAACCTGTCCCCAGCGGCGGctgcagcagcggcggcggctgcggcggcggcggccgcggtGTCCGCCGTGCACCGGGGCGGAGGCTCGGGCAGTGGCGGCGCGGGAGGCGGCTCGGGAGGCGGCAgtggcgggggcggcggcggggcgggcggcgggggcggcggcaGCTCTGGCGGGGGCAGCGGGACAGCCGGGGGCCACAGCGGCCTCTCCTCCAACTTCAATGAATGGTACGTGTGA
- the ZIC2 gene encoding zinc finger protein ZIC 2 isoform X2, with amino-acid sequence MLLDAGPQFPAIGVGSFARHHHHSAAAAAAAAAEMQDRELSLAAAQNGFVDSAAAHMGAFKLNPGAHELSPGQSSAFTSQGPGAYPGSAAAAAAAAALGPHAAHVGSYSGPPFNSTRDFLFRSRGFGDSAPGGGQHGLFGPGAGGLHHAHSDAQGHLLFPGLPEQHGPHGSQNVLNGQMRLGLPGEVFGRSEQYRQVASPRTDPYSAAQLHNQYGPMNMNMGMNMAAAAAHHHHHHHHHPGAFFRYMRQQCIKQELICKWIDPEQLSNPKKSCNKTFSTMHELVTHVSVEHVGGPEQSNHVCFWEECPREGKPFKAKYKLVNHIRVHTGEKPFPCPFPGCGKVFARSENLKIHKRTHTGEKPFQCEFEGCDRRFANSSDRKKHMHVHTSDKPYLCKMCDKSYTHPSSLRKHMKSPLVPPPGFCLAGP; translated from the exons ATGCTCCTGGACGCGGGTCCGCAGTTCCCGGCCATCGGGGTAGGCAGCTTCGCGCGCCACCATCACCACTCcgccgcggcggcggcggccgcggccGCCGAGATGCAGGACCGTGAACTGAGCCTGGCGGCGGCGCAGAACGGCTTCGTTGACTCGGCCGCCGCGCACATGGGAGCCTTCAAGCTCAATCCGGGCGCGCACGAGCTGTCCCCCGGCCAGAGCTCGGCGTTCACGTCGCAGGGCCCCGGCGCCTACCCCGGCTCCGCTGCGGCTGCCGCTGCGGCCGCAGCGCTCGGGCCGCACGCCGCGCACGTTGGTTCCTACTCTGGGCCTCCTTTCAACTCCACCCGGGACTTCCTGTTCCGCAGCCGCGGCTTCGGGGACTCGGCGCCGGGCGGCGGGCAGCACGGGCTGTTCGGGCCGGGCGCGGGCGGCCTGCACCACGCGCACTCGGACGCGCAGGGCCACCTCCTCTTCCCCGGCCTGCCAGAGCAGCACGGGCCGCACGGCTCGCAGAATGTGCTCAACGGGCAGATGCGCCTCGGGCTGCCCGGTGAGGTGTTCGGGCGCTCGGAGCAATACCGCCAGGTGGCCAGCCCGCGGACCGACCCCTACTCGGCGGCGCAACTCCACAACCAGTACGGCCCCATGAATATGAACATGGGTATGAACATGGCAGCAGCCGcggcccaccaccaccaccaccaccaccaccaccctggtGCCTTTTTCCGCTACATGCGGCAGCAGTGCATCAAGCAGGAGCTCATCTGCAAGTGGATCGACCCCGAGCAGCTGAGCAACCCCAAGAAGAGCTGCAACAAAACTTTCAGCACCATGCACGAGCTGGTGACCCATGTCTCCGTGGAGCACGTCGGCGGCCCGGAGCAGAGCAACCACGTCTGCTTCTGGGAGGAGTGTCCGCGCGAGGGCAAGCCCTTCAAGGCCAAATACAAACTGGTCAACCACATCCGCGTGCACACAGGCGAGAAAcccttcccctgccccttccCGGGCTGTGGCAAGGTCTTCGCGCGCTCCGAGAACCTCAAGATTCACAAAAGGACCCACACAG GGGAGAAGCCGTTCCAGTGTGAGTTCGAGGGCTGCGACCGGCGCTTCGCCAACAGCAGTGACAGGAAGAAGCACATGCACGTCCACACCTCCGATAAGCCCTATCTCTGCAAGATGTGCGACAAGTCCTACACGCACCCCAGCTCGCTGCGGAAGCACATGAAG TCCCCTCTGGTCCCCCCTCCCGGCTTTTGTCTTGCAGGTCCATGA